The Osmerus eperlanus unplaced genomic scaffold, fOsmEpe2.1 SCAFFOLD_488, whole genome shotgun sequence genome contains the following window.
GTTGGATCTGTGAACATCTGTCCCGAACTGTTCTGACCTGGAGGAAAGGTCATTCCCCCCGTGCTGGTCTTgagagaaggggtggagggaggtgtgtgtgtgtgtgtgtagggggactAATGGGACCGGTCTAGTCACCACGTCTCAGCTAACACACTTTGACCGGCCTGATCGAACTTTCTCAGAAGCCTCcgcacctccctctctttctgcctctctctcactccctctgcctctctctcactccctctgcctcctctctcactccttctgcctctctctcactccttctcctctccctctccctctccctctcctctcctctccctctccctctctctcttctctctctctctccctaaactctaccctctatctctacctctctctctatctatctatctatcctaTCTCCTCACAGCCTGAGCCAGGTATAATGTAACACAGTCAACAATCAATATGTTTGGTGAAGCACTTTTCCTGTGGCAAAAGCAGCTAATTGGGACACCAGGATGCATCAAGAGGCCTCCTCTCAGAAGTGGTGTCGTGGCGTAATGGTGGGTCCAGACCTAGCTGTCAATAATCGATGGCTTCCAAGGTGAGAAGAGGAATCAGCTGAAACCCCTGAGATGCTGCCAGTGAAAGCTGAGTCTGGGGAGCGGGTGGCCAGGAGTGTAACAGGAGCACCACCCGCTCTCTGGACCAGACCGGTCACAACACACAGACGCTGGCTTCACAGAAACCCTGTCAGTGCTTTTCACACTTAggtttagcacacacacacacaagcgcacacacacgcacacttcttTATCCTTCTTGGTTGCCCTTTACATCCAGTGATTTAGTGCCCCCCATCACTTACTTTCCACCTTACACCAACCTGTATATAAGCACAaggacagacaccacacacccaATGTGCATTGACCCTGATATGTCAAGTCATATTTTTTCCCTCTTATGACTGAAACAGCTGTCCACTGACCACCCATTTGACTGGAAAATAACCTTCATATGATGTATAAAACGGGAGGTGACAGCTCCATGGGAGGGCAtttaactgcagatcaagaggcctctggttcaaatccccctggactgcacgtcgctttggataaaagcatctgtcaAATCAGTACATTATTATTACGCCttttataaaacacacattcaaCCTCGGAACTACATACAATCTCAGGACCGCATCAGAACCTGTCCAGACATGATCCTGGTCACAGACCAGATCATTCCTCTGTTAGATGATATGAGCGGAGAGGAGCCATGCTGGGTCAAGCTAGGAGATCGAGCTCTTCTCAGAAGACCACATGAGCTCAGGTAACACTGCCAGGAAAATGACGCGCTCTTGACTGCATGTTGCTTGTCGTGGTCGGAGCAGTTCATGGCTTTGTCACGTGATCTGATAAACAGACAACGCTGGACTGGAGACCATGGACTTGTCTGCAGCCCTGCATCCTTGTCTCCCATGATGCAGTTCACCAAGAACGGGAGAGGGACcgggggagagacaaagagagggagaaagaaagaagaaataaTTGAGAGTTCATTCACTggacttcctccctcccccctctttctctcccctcccctccccctctttctctcccctacctccctccctcctcccctcccctcccctccttccccctctttctctcccctccctccccctcctcctcccctccctccctccctcccctccccctccctccctccccctcccctcccctcccctctccctcccctcaccctcccctcccctcccctcccctccctccctcccctccttccccctcttctctcccctccctcccctccctccctccccccctcccctccctccctccctccctccctccctcccctccctccgctctGACAGTGAAGGGCCTTAATGAGAGAGAAGTGTCTCTATTGATCTGCCTGCATTCTGGCGGTCCGTGATCGCAGAACAAAGCAGGAAGAAAGAAAGCGAggcggggagagagggtgaacagagagagcagactgACTAAAGAGGCTTCCTCCCTCAACCAGCTGAGCCGAGGTGGCTGTCTGGGGAGTACGAATGCAGGAGTTGCAAcatagcagtgtgtgtgggtgtgtgtgcgtctgtgtgaacGCTTACAGGCAAACTAGCTAGTCTGAAGCTAAGAATGTTTGGTTTGGCCCTGACTGTCTGTGATATTTTCTCTACACCACTCactgactttgactaagattctCTGCTCCACAGCACAGGTAGCAACCAccaccctgaaacacacacacacacaccattgttgTCTCATCTCAGTGTGATCAGTGGGCTCAGGTTTGACACTAGCCATCTGGGAATGATTAAATGACGCAGGGAAGAGCTGAACAGTGATTACCTTGTGCATCTGTGGCCAGTTGTGAGTTTCCTCATTAGACTGTAATAACACACTTTGGAGGATCAGCTACTGGAggtagcacacatacacacacacacacgcacagccagCCCAGAGGAGGCTGTGTGCTCCAGTAACCCTCCTAGAAGGGTGTGTCTCTAGGTCTGGCCTACATTTGTTTTGGCTGAGGAACTACTATGAATCTGGGACTCCCTCCTTTTAGTCACCAGAGAGATGAGGAGTTACtgttacaggacacacacaggcacacaggcacacaggcacacacacacacacagtcacacaattaCATACACTGGCTCACAattacatacacaggcacacactcaaaAAGTACATCCTGGCTTTCCCcacgtaaacaaacacacaaagatgtTGTCATGCCCACCCCTCGACACACAAGACAGAGTTGTTTCTCATTGCTTTCATCCCATCTACACCACCATGTACAGTACAGCCGTGGATCgctttgtctgtttgtttttctaCTTTACAACTccgccctccatccatcctttgtctctccctccatgtttaTCTCCTTGTTTGAATCTCTGTGTTCCTGATCGCTCTATTccaggtctcctctcctccctccgtctctctcccattcCAATTAACGATCCTCTCCCCTTTAGGCATCCGCTGTTTCCATAGAAACAGCGCTCGGCAGTCGAGACTGGATGCTGGTCGTCTAGGCAACAGCGAGCcaggctggatgttgtgtgtgtgtgtgtctgtttgtctgataTGGGCTTGCCCCACTCAGTGGCACTGGGCACAgcaacatgtgtttgtgttgagacacacacactgtcaaactgTTATAAAACTAAGCTGTAAGGTAACAGATTTGTCTTTGCTATTACAAACAGAATGAATGGTATTTTCCCTGTTTACTAGAACAATACTCAATGTGTTTCATATAAACATGCATGTATTTGTCATTAACTTAGAATGGCAACTAATAAATGGACAATAGATGATTGTTTATAAGAACATATAATCAGCAAAATCTTGCTGCTTCCTGTGGTTCTGTTGCTCCAACCAGAGTAGCCAATGACAGGGCTGGGCTCAACAGACGACACAGTCAGTTCATTCTGGGTAAGCATATTGAATATTCTCTCTGTTTGTATCCAATGATGTCTGTGACACACATGCATCTGcatctgtgtgagtgagataatacacacacacacacacacaactgtagaCTTGCTTCGGTGGATTATAATACAAATCTCAGGTCCAGATTGGACTGTTTGTAcctgagaagaagaggagaatcTGAGTTTGTAATTTCAGGGCTTCTGCCACAATCTATAATCAGGTGCACTGGACAGCTAGGGAATtagttctgtatgtgtgtgtgtgtgtgtgtgtgaggacagctaggtctgtatctgtgtgtgtgagagagacagaaagagagaaaaaacgtAGGCATGACGGAGATGTGTCCATTTGAGCGTGCGGGTACatttgtgcagtgtgtgtatgtgtgtgagatggggAACAGAAGGATTGTGTTGGCCCTGGGCTTCCCTATTCACTATGCACTCTGCCTGGACTAACTCTAATGCTGGATTACCAACTGCAACAccacggggtggggggggggggggggggagaaagagagatgaaaatatatagagaaagaggggagggagggagggggggagggagtaggtGAAACCATCCCTTTTCAACTAACATTATAAACATGTATATTTGCATATCTGTCTATCTGCTGCCTGTCTATctataagtatatatatatatgtgtgtgtggtgtgtgtctgtgagtgagtgactgagagactgagagacatagacagagagagaaagagagagacacacagagagagagagagagagagagagagagagagagagaaagagagagaggggagagagagagagagagagagagagagagagagagagagagagagagagagagagagagagagagagagagaggcatgagaCCATCTGTCAGTGTGAGAAAGTGTTGATTAACGGGCACGTGCCTGGAATCTTGTCTGTGTAGAAATCTCTACATACTAGAGTGGAAACATCAGGCAagctctccttcacacacacacacacacacacacacacagacagacagacacatgcaagcacacaaagCCATacttttatacacacacactctctccctcacacgcaacacacacaaggACTGCAATCACCCACGCTCGCACTCTCTCACGTGTGTTGCACTGCTCCACgttcctctccctgtgtctgaggaggagtgggttcaacacacacacacacacacacatctaccctCCCTCAAGAAGAACACACCAGTCAGTCCTGAACTTGTACTACTTAGCCagaggaaagacacacacagccagtgacAGTTCACATTAAtcaattctgtgtgtgtctgtgctgtgaccACAAGGTCCAGCCAGCTCACTTGACCTTGGGATGCTCATGTAGCAATCCTGTGCATCTAGCGATGCCTGTTGCTCCGGCAACCTCCAGGCCAGGAACGTCAAAAATGGAAAATGTAGGATCTAGGCAGGTATGGCCAGTATTCCTGACCAACCTAGCAGACGATTACTCAGAGGATTCCGAAGAATGAAAAATTGGTGTCCCATATTTTGCAGCTGTTCTTCAGTATAACAATAATTGattcccttctccttctcttcattctctccatctttctccagcTGTAATGAACTTATGATCACACGTGTGCTCTGTTCTCCTGGAAGTCTATGAGAGCGAAAAGGTGACTAAGTTGTTCACAATGGGGTTTTttgtattcagacacacacgccacacacacaggtataagcTGTCACACATGCCTGCAACGTTGGAATGTTtccatttcattttcattttggtTTGTGTTGTCATTGTTCATCTCCAAGGCCCCAGATGGGTCGACCTGATGCTTATTTACAACAAAATGACTGTGAGTGTGTCCTAGGTAGCGGAGCAGGGAGAACTATGCTTAGTAGAAAGAAGCACTCAGGGACATCATCAATCTCTCATggatcaccctctctctctcactctctctctctctctctaatgatCTGGTTCAATTTGACATCAACAAACTAGACTTCCCTCAGGGAATGcgcacgtgcatgtgtgtgtgacactgtttTATTTAATGCTAAGATCCCATCGGCtataaaagagaggagaggtgtggaggagatcaTTTGGTACCTCTGTAAactgctccctccatctcagagaaagagagagggagaaagagagagacaaagagagatgacGGGGAGATGTTCGCAGCAGTTGATGTGATAAAGTTGGTCATGTTGATTAGAGACAATTATGTAAGCAGCCATGGGaatccacacacatgcatcagaTCTCTCCATCGTTGTCACAACATCTGGTGGTATGAACCTATCCCGGTGAGTCACTCTcaatcctctcaatcctctctctctctctctctctctctcaatcctctctctccttctcagtctctccatgtctctctccccgtgtctctcaccccgtgtctctctccctgtgtctctcttcccgtgtctctctcccgtgtctctctctctgtgtctctctccctgtgtctctctccccggtCTCTCTCCCCGTGTCCTCtcccgtgtctctctccctgtgtctctctcccgtgtctctctccccgtgtctctcccgtgtctctctccctgtgtctctctccccgtgtctctcccgtgtctctctccctgtgtctctctccccgtgtctctcaccccgtgtctctctccctgtgtctctctcctcgtgtctctctccctgtgtctctcctccccatgtctctctccccgtgtctctctcctcgtgtctctctcctcgtgtctctctccctgtgtctctcacctcgtgtctctctcctcgtgtctctctccccgtgtctctcaccctgtgtctctctccctgtgtctctctccccgtgtctctcaccccgtgtctctctccgtgtctctctccccgtgtctctctccccgtgtctctctccccatgtctctctccccgtgtctctctcctcgtgtctctctcctcgtgtctctctccccgtgtctctctccctcgtgtctctctcctcgtgtctctctccccgtgtctctctcctcgtgtctctctcctcgtgtctctctcctcgtgtctctctcctcgtgtctctctccccgtgtctctcactgtctctaatgttctctctctctgtctgcctcagcCTCTTATTCAGAGAGCCTACTTTATATAAAGTGATGAATGTTTCACATGACTAGAGACAGTTGACAGCCTCAAAGTTTAAAACTGCAAACTCATTCAGACCCAAACTATACCTCAACTGTGTGTGCCTTGACACTACAGCCAGAACGAAAGCTTCTTACCTGGCACTATAAACAGGTCTAAAGGTTAGCCTTTAAAGTGTTAGTTGGAGACAATATCACACCAAAGAGTTGCTATAGCAACGGCGAGAGAGATTCATGGAGCGTGTCGGACTGTGAAATACATTTCATACCTCAGTGAGCTGCggcctctgctgtgtgtgtgtgtcgtctgtgtgtgtgtgtgtgtgtgtcgtctgtgtgtgtgtgtgtcgtctgtgtgtgtgtgtgtgtcgtctgtgtgtgtgtgtgtgtcgtctgtgtgtgtgtgtacttttgaaAGAGACTATGTCCGAGTTTATGCGCACAATGAGGAACAGTCAAGTCTGTCTCTACATGTGCTGTGTGCtctgttggtgtgtgcgtgcgtgtgtgtgtgtgtgcatatatttgtgtgtgtgtgtgtgtgtgtgaaagggaggagggggggggaggacacaacctcagagacagacagcagagagtAGAAACTACACCACAACTGCGTACTCATGCTGTAGGCCAGGAGTCCAGCACAGtgaccacacacagacccagagcTGTGGTCACAGACCAGAGCTGTGGGTTTGATGGGATCCAtcctttctctcctggacacCATGTGAATATCACCAGCCCACACCCGCACATCACTTGGGCTTTAAGATTCTTTTTGCTATGCTGATGAAACATTCTCAAAGaattgtgctctctctctcgcccctttttctctccttcgcaTCAAACCCACCTAGTCGCTTTCCATCCATAGTTTCTCTCTCGCTGGTGCACTGCTCATTAGCTTTCTGTCAGCCttggtttctgtctctctctctctctttctctctctctctctctctctctctctctctctctctctctctctctctctctctatctctctgtgcgGCACCTCTCCGGTCACAGTTTCACCATTTCGCTTCTCTCCCCTTCCATCTTCCTGAGCTCTGTCTACAGTTCTGTCATCACTGGTCTCAGTTGTCTCTCTGCTAGTCTGAATCTCTCTGCTAGTCTACATCTCTGCTAGTCTACATCTCTGCTAGTCCACATCTCTGCTAGTCCACATCTCTCTGCTAGTCTACATCTCTGCTAGTCCACATCTCTCTGCTAGTCTACATCTCTGCTAGTCCACATCTCTGCTAGTCCACATCTCTGCTAGTCTACATCTCTGCTAGTCCACATCTCTCTGCTAGTCCACATCTCTGCTAGTCTACATCTCTGCTAGTCTACATCTCTGCTAGTCCACATCTCTGCTAGTCCACGTCTCTGCTAGTCCACGTCTCTGCTAGTCTACGTCTCTGCTAGTCTACGTCTCTGCTAGTCTACATCTCTGCTAGTCTACATCTCTGCTAGTCCACATCTCTGCTAGTCCACATCTCTGCTAGTCTACATCTCTGCTAGTCCACATCTCTCTGCTAGTCTACATCTCTGCTAGTCCACATCTCTCTGCTAGTCTACATCTCTGCTAGTCCACATCTCTGCTAGTCCACATCTCTGCTAGTCTACATCTCTGCTAGTCCACATCTCTCTGCTAGTCCACATCTCTGCTAGTCTACATCTCTGCTAGTCTACATCTCTGCTAGTCCACATCTCTGCTAGTCCACATCTCTGCTAGTCCACGTCTCTGCTAGTCTACGTCTCTGCTAGTCTACGTCTCTGCTAGTCTACATCTCTGCTAGTCTACATCTCTGCTAGTCCACATCTCTGCTAGTCCACATCTCTGCTAGTCTACGTCTCTGCTAGTCCACATCTCTGCTAGTCTACATCCTCAGTCTatccttctcttcctttcctgccccctcccctccgcccccctctttcttttgtGAGAAGTGTTTGTGCTCCTCCATGATCAAAACAGATTTcatacccacccacacacactcccacagccAGATACacgctcagtcacacacacacacccagtcgcACATAGccagatacacgcacacacacagccagacacacacacacactgctttgaTTCGTGAAACATGTGCTGCAGTACCCTGTACgtagggagaggacaggagatacacacaacaaaaacaaaccgCATCTCCTCCTCTCAATGCAGCTCTGACTACAGTCGACCAATCCCAAAGAAGGATAGCCAGAACAGAAGAGGATGTTAAGACCAGGACCCAGAACAGCCGAAGGGTGACAGGAACAAGGAGAGGAACACAAAGATGAAATTAAAAAAGAGAACACGAATCCTCCATCTGTCATCCATCCCTTAACTTCATCCTCTCTTAATACTCCTTCTGTTGGACTAGACCACTCtgtatacagcacacacacacacgtgtgtgtgagtgtgtgtgtagaagtctCTGAAAAGGCTTCCGTTTCAGAGTGACTGCGTGTCtgcagggtgaggtggggtggttATGGCCTCCTGACGTAAATGACGGAGAAATGAAAAGAGCCTTCCTCGCACACCAAGCCTCCACGCTTCCCGACAGGAAATCAAGAGTAGTTATTTAGCCTTCTCCATTTCAGGAGGTTTTTATCACCCGCTGAGAGCTAGCCTGGCTTGTCAAGGTCAAGTGCTGCGATTGTCACAACATTGAGAGAGTTGTTAGTGTCGGGGTGCTAAGTGGGAGCTGAATGGTGCTTGACGTCGGCTggttagggtgaagtgctttggtGACAGTTGGCTGTCTGAAAACAGCCGAACAATAGTCCTTGTGGCTACAGCTAATGTTCTAGGGCTAATACTGCCTCACTACAGCATAGGACCCAGATACCGCTTCACTTCCTGGTCAGTGTAACCGAcccagagaccaggaggacagCGCCCGTCGCTCCGAGGTAACCCCAACGAGAACTCACCTCAGACAGGACTCGGTGAATGAGACAGGCGGCGTCCGAGGACACCTCCCAGgggtccttctcctccaccagcatAGCGTCCAGGGTCCCCTTCTCCAGGACCACGTCAAAGGAGCCGTCAGGGAAGGACAGCTGCCGCGCGTCCATGTGAAGCCAGCTCATGCCCGGGCAGTCTGCATGCCTGGTGCTCATCGTGTCGATGGCACACCGAGGAGTAGTCTATGTTGCAGATGGAGTGGTAGCCAGCTCTGTGCATGTCAACGCTCATGGCACTGTTACCCACAAcctagggagaggagagggcaaacCATCCGTTTCCTGATTGTAAATCAATCACAATCAATACAGCAGAACGACCAGAAACACACGGGAAGTGAGGCTGAGGGAAGAGTGAGGCTGAGGGAAGAGTGAGGCTGAGGGAAGGACAGATAATCAATGAAATCGTTGATTGACGGAATAACCTTGAAGCAAGGACGTCAATttagagaaggtgtgtgtgtgtgtaaagggagTAATTTGAGTGTAAGTCAAGGCCATCAGAGAGCATGTATCACAGGTCAGTgcgtacacacaccacagacacacacttccagtTAAAAATCTCTGATGTTACTCAGCCTTGACATGCCATGAACATACAggtcacacaccacatacatacacacacacactgggctctATGACGGATTGTAAACAGATTgattaggagggagagagagggtgggaatgGCCCATAATCATGCTGGGgcagtttggggggggggggggagatagaagGGTTGTGTCTACAGAGAGCTACTGTAGATCTGAGTGGTAACAATAAGACAGGGTGCATGCAACAAGACATGTGGGCTGTCAACAAGCTCTCCACACAGCATACTCGAGAACCTATAAAGCTTTAGGAACCTTCTATACCTCTACAGTCTGAAACCTAACTGAACACTGAGGGAGTTCAACATCTCACCTTTCCTGTGTGACTCAtccatgatgaggaggagggggagggggagcaggaggaggagggggagtagggagaggaggagggggaggagcaggaggagggggaggaggaggagcaggaggaggagggggaggaggagggggaggaggagcaggaggaggaggagcagggggaggaggagcaggaggaggagcaggagggggaggaggagggggaggaggagcaggaggaggaggagcagggggaggaggaggaggagcaggaggaggaggaggagcaggaggggggaggagggggaggaggagagctcagGAGTTTCacctgtgtagatgtgtgtgctcacgagtgtgtgtgtgtgaggtgggacaCGACAGTGTGAGAGGAGCGGTTGTCACTAGCTTCCGGCTACATGCTGTCATTGACACCTCACCAGATGTGTGACTGGAGCTTGTTATCACCTCCCTGCTCTACCTACACACTGGCACCTCCTCACtccacactggtgtgtgtgtgtgtgtggtggcatgCACACCGTGGCTAGGTGTGTGTTGTAAGTGTGAGAGGGAATCAAGACGGGCAAGATTCTGTTTCTCGCCCCTAGTAATGCATGGTAGTAGCCTACCATCTGACGTGTGTTCATAAGAGAGCatattgcgcacacacacacccaactctCTCTCCGAGTTTGTTGACAGTGAAAGCCGTCTGTGTGTTAGTGATGCCAAACGAGGCCGAAAGTTCCAGTTATGCAATGGTCATCGATTATAAGGGAACCCAATCGTTGGCATTTTTCCTGTGCGGcgtcgatgtgtgtgtgccgtgatcAAAGGCTTGTTTTTGTGGCGGATGCAGTGTCCCAGAGATCAGAGATCACTttccgcccccctctccccctctctctccctctacccctctctctccctccccctccctctccatctccctccctctccccctctctctctctccctccctctccctccctctctctctctctctccccctctctctctcctctccccctctctccccctccccctccctccctcctcctctctctctctccctccctctccctctctctctctccatctccctccctctctccccctctctctctccctctctctctctctctctctctctctctctctctctctctctctctctctctctccctctgcatggCCAGGTTTGGTGATCTACTGGTTTG
Protein-coding sequences here:
- the LOC134016569 gene encoding LOW QUALITY PROTEIN: EEF1A lysine methyltransferase 4-like (The sequence of the model RefSeq protein was modified relative to this genomic sequence to represent the inferred CDS: deleted 1 base in 1 codon); amino-acid sequence: VVGNSAMSVDMHRAGYHSICNIDYSSVAIDTMSTRHADCPGMSWLHMDARQLSFPDGSFDVVLEKGTLDAMLVEEKDPWEVSSDAACLIHRVLSE